Proteins encoded by one window of bacterium:
- a CDS encoding LytTR family transcriptional regulator: protein MKRLLIRSSGSLLFVNQEEIHWIEAKGKYSHLHCEGNYYPVRAGIQTLEGELDPESFIRIHRSYIVNVDSIRELKPWLKGEYHVILSDGTELTWSRNYKDRFYEFVDKLALTLPARKSNKVD from the coding sequence ATGAAAAGACTCTTGATTCGCTCTAGTGGAAGCTTGTTGTTTGTGAATCAGGAAGAAATTCACTGGATTGAGGCCAAAGGAAAATACAGTCATCTTCATTGTGAAGGGAATTATTATCCGGTGCGCGCCGGTATCCAGACTCTGGAGGGGGAATTGGATCCTGAATCGTTTATTCGGATCCATCGCTCCTATATCGTGAACGTCGATTCGATTCGGGAATTGAAACCATGGTTGAAAGGTGAATATCACGTGATCCTTAGTGACGGCACAGAACTGACCTGGAGCCGGAATTACAAAGACCGCTTCTACGAGTTTGTTGACAAGCTCGCACTCACACTCCCCGCCCGCAAATCTAATAAAGTAGATTAA
- a CDS encoding histidine phosphatase family protein — protein MKRITLLIVLFYFLLSGAAFGKQKLTTVLLVRHAEKVVTSGDDPPLSPQGVARAELLVRMFENSGLNAIYTSQFARTRLTGEPLAKRLRISLETVDAGTTNKLVASILSKHSGGTVLVVGHSNTLPEIIEALGGGEVQEIDDSDYDNLYVVTVFGNGIAKVVRTKFFVTGEEQVCK, from the coding sequence GTGAAACGAATTACATTACTGATTGTTCTTTTTTATTTTCTTTTGAGTGGCGCTGCATTCGGGAAACAAAAACTCACAACCGTCCTTCTCGTTCGACATGCCGAAAAGGTCGTAACCTCCGGAGACGATCCTCCACTGTCGCCTCAAGGCGTCGCAAGAGCGGAGCTTCTGGTGCGCATGTTCGAAAACTCAGGCTTGAATGCAATCTACACGTCGCAATTCGCACGAACGAGATTGACCGGTGAACCGCTTGCGAAACGCTTGCGCATTTCCCTGGAAACGGTAGATGCGGGAACTACGAATAAGTTAGTAGCATCGATTTTGTCGAAGCATTCTGGCGGAACCGTTCTCGTGGTGGGTCACAGCAATACTTTGCCCGAGATTATTGAGGCGCTGGGAGGCGGCGAGGTCCAGGAGATTGACGATTCGGATTATGACAACCTGTATGTCGTAACAGTGTTCGGAAATGGGATTGCGAAAGTGGTGCGTACGAAATTCTTTGTTACAGGTGAAGAACAGGTTTGTAAATAA
- a CDS encoding MBL fold metallo-hydrolase — MYFKQFYLGCLAHASYLIGSDDEAAVVDPQRDVDQYIEEAARQNLTIKHVIETHLHADFVSGHRELARRTGARIYFGSKAQARFEHVPVQEGEEVRFGKVKLRFLETPGHTPESICVLVFDREESENPVAVLTGDTMFIGDVGRPDLLGATMSPQQLAGMLYDSLHQKLLTLPDDVKVFPAHGAGSMCGRNISSETSSTIGEQRKFNYALRPLPREEFIDMMTTDLPEAPAYFGQDAQLNREGPIPLDELPSLKELSPADALQFRDQRAVILDTRSADQYGTGHIPGSLNIGLGGQFATWAGTLIPLKTPIVLVAENEERVQEARLRLARVGHENVVGFLGGGILTWYQADLPLATTEQISVDELERRIKEGATKQLLDVRRPGEWTSGHIKQAVHIPLNKLRDNVNRLDPEKEVTAICAGGYRSSAATSVLEQEGFLRITNVVGGMTAWTKANLDVVK; from the coding sequence ATGTATTTCAAACAATTTTATCTTGGGTGCCTTGCTCACGCTTCCTATTTGATTGGCAGCGACGATGAGGCTGCTGTTGTAGATCCGCAACGTGATGTGGATCAATATATAGAGGAAGCCGCACGCCAGAATCTTACGATCAAGCATGTGATCGAAACTCATTTGCACGCAGATTTTGTTTCTGGACATCGGGAGCTTGCCAGACGGACCGGCGCAAGAATCTATTTTGGCTCAAAGGCGCAAGCTCGTTTTGAACATGTTCCGGTTCAGGAAGGAGAAGAAGTCCGGTTCGGTAAGGTGAAGTTAAGATTCCTGGAAACTCCCGGGCACACACCGGAATCCATTTGCGTTCTGGTTTTTGATCGGGAAGAGTCTGAGAACCCGGTAGCAGTTTTAACAGGTGATACGATGTTCATCGGTGATGTCGGGCGCCCTGATTTGTTGGGCGCTACGATGAGTCCGCAGCAACTCGCCGGAATGTTGTATGACTCTTTGCATCAAAAGTTGCTGACACTACCTGACGATGTGAAAGTGTTTCCCGCGCACGGCGCGGGTTCCATGTGTGGGCGGAATATTTCGAGTGAAACCAGCTCAACAATCGGTGAGCAGCGGAAGTTCAACTATGCGTTGCGGCCGTTGCCACGCGAAGAATTCATAGACATGATGACGACCGATTTGCCGGAGGCTCCGGCTTATTTCGGTCAGGATGCCCAGTTGAATCGCGAAGGGCCGATTCCGCTCGATGAGCTGCCGTCACTAAAAGAACTCTCGCCGGCGGATGCCCTGCAATTTCGTGATCAACGCGCCGTGATTCTGGATACACGCTCGGCTGATCAATATGGAACAGGACACATTCCAGGTTCACTCAATATTGGATTGGGTGGCCAGTTTGCTACGTGGGCCGGTACGTTGATTCCGCTCAAGACGCCGATTGTTCTTGTTGCCGAAAACGAAGAGCGGGTGCAGGAAGCGCGCCTGCGTCTTGCCAGAGTCGGTCATGAAAATGTCGTTGGTTTTCTTGGCGGTGGAATCCTGACCTGGTATCAAGCGGATTTGCCCCTTGCCACAACCGAACAAATCAGCGTTGATGAACTGGAACGTCGAATCAAAGAAGGCGCGACGAAACAGCTCCTGGATGTGCGCAGGCCCGGTGAATGGACGTCCGGGCATATCAAGCAAGCCGTGCATATTCCTCTGAATAAACTGCGTGATAATGTGAACCGGCTCGATCCTGAGAAAGAAGTCACAGCGATTTGTGCCGGCGGTTATCGTTCTTCTGCCGCGACCAGCGTGCTGGAACAAGAGGGGTTCCTTCGTATTACAAACGTCGTGGGCGGTATGACCGCCTGGACAAAAGCCAATCTTGATGTAGTTAAGTAG
- a CDS encoding WD40 domain-containing protein — MRPSKFHWIALFLLIGTLLEAADTRPELVLQTGHTGSILTLTISPDGRWLVSGGQDSTVKMERSQQIFLQGIFSEGACIWTGWFLVGNEDQKRNQNHRSENWNDPAKFHDWRNRGN, encoded by the coding sequence ATGCGACCTTCTAAATTCCATTGGATAGCACTCTTTCTTTTGATTGGTACGCTTTTAGAAGCTGCAGATACAAGACCCGAGCTCGTTTTACAGACCGGCCATACCGGTTCCATTTTGACTCTTACCATCAGTCCTGATGGACGTTGGCTCGTTTCGGGTGGACAGGATTCCACAGTCAAAATGGAGCGTTCTCAGCAAATCTTCCTTCAAGGGATCTTTTCCGAAGGAGCTTGCATTTGGACTGGATGGTTCCTGGTTGGCAATGAAGATCAAAAACGAAATCAGAATCATAGAAGTGAAAACTGGAACGATCCTGCGAAGTTTCACGATTGGAGAAATCGCGGCAATTGA
- a CDS encoding TonB-dependent receptor, producing MKLKIFLVAIALLALAVAPVMAQVSTRAGSIYGKVIDEKGAPLPGVTVTLESNEIQPQTATTGPTGGFRFANLPPGIYSATFGIEGFTEVRQEEIRVSVGGGVQLDITLRPTLTEEFVVVAETPVVDTKKTGNESTFNREYLDKVPSGRDPWVIIEQTPGVDNDRVNIAGSESGQQTGFFARGAADTDNGWNYDGVNATDPLSLGASPTYYDFDAFEEIQIQSGGMDASVGSKGVVVNLVTKRAGNKWEANASYYFVNDSLQSDNTPDELIELGVLRSNRIDQVYDVGFDIGGPVVKDRLFAWGAWRRNQIDLFTRVTNPFTGQSLSDKTKLTDLNFKVNFNANSANESQFGYFDGAKEKDGRGFDPPTQAEETLWQQGSPGTILEGIWTAQHTFIPNDHTIINGRYGYIGLSFELAPNGGNCAPSTPCEIPMIYLASIPHWEDTSFNVSPIDRPSHDFNADVNWFRESWLGGDHEFKFGFEYKASEGHTFSSYGNGALIVDYGQTVANGPLTYGAIYAQRFLNGTMNYYRASGYVTDTWRMDRLTLNLGFRVDSASGENQASSIPAPGGFEQFISGVDFAGNDRSDVYTDISPRLGATYDISGDGRTIVRGNYARYYDGYVPFYDQYANPTYVYNGVILYYTNLNGDRLIDPNEIDSVGGYYGGARPGPFTQEGFDEFTKIGNIESAVTDEFVVGFEREVVKDLAAYVSFTHRTYDNFTQVVPFGVTAEDYAPAGVFTFNHPVTGQVSIPFSDITFEHDGSQLLKTIDGYTQTYNGVDLGIRKRMSNNFMLNAFVTLQRQKAHYDGGDSFFVVTGDGIASRAVYADPTLVSFYDEQPYAFASGGSGKTGVFPFAEWTFRASGIYQFPWDLSAGGFVRYQQGFPQPLFAQISSGNLLNFYGDARLILLEPIGERRYDNLFTLDLNVQKVFELSNYGRVTLALDVFNVTNSNTVVQRQRRVTTATFNDLQENLSPRAVRLGFKYSF from the coding sequence ATGAAGCTTAAAATATTCCTCGTAGCAATTGCGCTTCTAGCACTTGCTGTAGCTCCTGTGATGGCACAAGTTTCTACCAGAGCAGGATCGATTTACGGCAAAGTAATAGATGAAAAGGGGGCCCCTCTGCCCGGCGTGACTGTTACATTGGAATCAAATGAGATTCAGCCGCAAACTGCGACGACCGGTCCAACCGGTGGTTTTCGTTTTGCGAACCTTCCTCCCGGTATCTACTCTGCAACCTTCGGTATCGAAGGATTTACGGAAGTTAGACAGGAGGAAATTCGGGTAAGTGTTGGCGGTGGAGTCCAATTGGACATCACATTGAGACCAACCTTAACCGAAGAGTTCGTGGTTGTGGCGGAAACACCCGTTGTCGATACAAAGAAAACGGGTAATGAATCTACTTTCAATCGTGAGTATCTGGACAAAGTACCTTCGGGACGCGATCCCTGGGTCATTATTGAGCAGACTCCCGGAGTCGACAATGATCGCGTAAACATTGCCGGTTCCGAATCCGGTCAGCAGACCGGCTTCTTTGCGCGCGGCGCAGCCGATACAGATAACGGCTGGAACTATGACGGTGTCAACGCAACAGATCCTTTATCCCTGGGAGCTTCCCCCACTTACTATGATTTCGACGCCTTTGAAGAAATCCAGATTCAAAGTGGCGGCATGGATGCTTCCGTGGGATCGAAAGGTGTTGTTGTTAACCTCGTTACAAAACGTGCTGGAAATAAGTGGGAAGCAAACGCTTCTTACTATTTTGTAAACGATTCTCTTCAGAGTGATAACACACCTGATGAGTTGATCGAACTTGGTGTGCTTCGTTCGAACAGAATCGATCAGGTTTATGACGTGGGTTTCGATATCGGCGGTCCTGTTGTAAAAGACAGACTCTTTGCATGGGGCGCCTGGCGTAGAAACCAGATCGATTTGTTCACAAGAGTGACGAATCCTTTTACCGGACAATCACTCAGTGACAAAACGAAGTTAACGGATCTGAATTTCAAAGTGAATTTCAATGCAAACTCCGCAAACGAATCTCAATTTGGATACTTTGACGGAGCCAAGGAAAAAGATGGTCGTGGTTTCGATCCGCCGACTCAAGCGGAAGAAACATTGTGGCAACAGGGAAGCCCCGGAACGATCCTGGAAGGGATCTGGACCGCTCAGCATACCTTCATTCCCAATGATCACACGATCATCAATGGCCGCTATGGCTACATTGGATTAAGCTTTGAACTCGCTCCCAATGGTGGAAACTGTGCACCCAGTACACCTTGCGAAATTCCGATGATCTATCTAGCCAGCATTCCGCATTGGGAAGATACATCTTTTAACGTGAGCCCGATTGATCGTCCGTCCCATGATTTCAATGCTGACGTGAACTGGTTCAGAGAGAGCTGGTTGGGTGGCGATCACGAGTTCAAGTTTGGATTCGAATACAAGGCTTCCGAAGGTCATACATTCAGCAGCTATGGAAATGGCGCGTTGATTGTTGATTACGGCCAGACCGTAGCGAATGGTCCATTGACCTACGGAGCTATCTATGCTCAGCGCTTCCTTAATGGCACGATGAATTATTACCGTGCCAGTGGATACGTGACTGATACATGGCGCATGGATCGGTTGACGCTGAACCTCGGCTTCCGTGTGGATAGCGCGTCCGGTGAAAACCAGGCGTCATCCATTCCGGCACCCGGCGGATTCGAACAGTTCATTTCCGGCGTAGATTTTGCAGGAAATGACCGGAGTGATGTATACACAGACATTTCTCCGCGGTTAGGAGCAACGTACGATATTAGCGGCGATGGCAGGACCATTGTTCGCGGCAACTATGCCCGCTATTACGATGGTTATGTCCCGTTCTACGATCAGTACGCCAATCCAACCTATGTTTATAACGGTGTGATTCTTTATTACACGAACCTGAACGGCGACCGTCTGATTGATCCTAACGAGATCGACTCAGTTGGTGGGTATTATGGTGGCGCACGTCCTGGCCCATTCACTCAGGAAGGATTCGATGAGTTCACCAAAATCGGTAATATTGAATCTGCTGTTACCGACGAATTTGTTGTCGGTTTCGAACGTGAAGTTGTCAAGGATCTTGCTGCGTACGTTTCCTTTACACATCGCACGTATGATAACTTCACTCAGGTAGTTCCGTTTGGTGTAACTGCTGAGGATTACGCTCCAGCCGGAGTATTTACTTTCAATCATCCGGTGACCGGGCAAGTTTCCATTCCTTTCAGCGATATCACCTTCGAACACGATGGCTCCCAACTGCTGAAAACAATTGATGGCTATACGCAAACCTACAATGGTGTTGACCTTGGAATCAGGAAGCGTATGAGCAACAATTTCATGTTGAACGCTTTCGTCACGTTGCAACGCCAGAAGGCGCACTATGATGGTGGCGATTCTTTCTTCGTTGTGACCGGTGATGGAATTGCTTCGCGCGCAGTCTATGCCGATCCGACACTCGTCAGCTTCTACGACGAGCAGCCGTATGCATTTGCAAGCGGCGGCAGCGGTAAGACTGGTGTGTTCCCGTTCGCTGAATGGACTTTCCGCGCAAGCGGTATCTATCAGTTCCCGTGGGACCTCAGCGCAGGCGGGTTCGTCCGTTATCAGCAGGGCTTCCCCCAACCGTTGTTTGCACAGATTTCTTCCGGAAATCTGTTGAACTTCTACGGTGATGCAAGGTTGATCCTGCTCGAACCCATCGGAGAACGTCGTTACGACAACCTCTTCACACTCGATCTTAATGTTCAGAAGGTGTTTGAACTTTCCAATTACGGTCGCGTTACATTGGCTTTGGACGTGTTTAACGTTACCAATTCGAACACAGTTGTCCAAAGACAACGACGCGTTACTACTGCAACCTTCAACGACCTGCAGGAGAATCTTTCTCCACGCGCGGTCCGTTTAGGGTTCAAGTACAGTTTCTAA
- a CDS encoding amidohydrolase family protein → MKPLLCLLLTFLFLATASAQQFKALVGGTLIDGYGGKPIRNSVILIEGERIKAIGQVGTLPVPEGAEIISTEGMSVLPGLWDMHVHLDINGHANYEHWDKTYPPQYESVIMPASAKQLLLAGVTSVRDLGAPLRESIVVREAIKSGKIPGPNLYVSGPFIQHEPYPGTEFFRWGVKGVSDARAKIRQLAVAGVDMIKLIDQDQMTMEEVNAVVDEAHKHSLPVVAHSHRPEEIRRGLQVGVDCFEHTGLASAPEYPSDIISMIRERTAKMNLGPLFWTPTVEGLLNYESIRDNPEELDDPSWQEGLPQEIIQDIRDSILHPERLPYFQITPNRRPTLSRKFHQLMESGVVLLIGTDSGIPMNFHSQSTWKELDAWVNTFKVDPMYAIRAATYWPSLAMKVEKDFGTISEGKYADIIAVRGDVLRHINLLQDVDIVLKHGTRYK, encoded by the coding sequence TTGAAACCACTCCTCTGTCTTCTTCTTACTTTTCTTTTTCTAGCAACCGCATCCGCGCAACAATTCAAAGCGCTGGTGGGCGGAACGTTAATTGACGGTTATGGCGGCAAACCGATCCGGAATAGCGTAATCCTTATCGAAGGGGAACGAATCAAAGCAATCGGACAGGTTGGTACGTTGCCTGTGCCAGAGGGCGCTGAAATTATTTCTACGGAAGGTATGTCCGTTTTGCCGGGTTTGTGGGACATGCATGTCCATCTGGACATCAACGGTCACGCGAATTACGAACACTGGGACAAAACGTATCCACCACAATATGAATCCGTAATCATGCCTGCTTCCGCGAAACAATTGCTACTGGCCGGCGTGACCAGTGTGCGTGATCTCGGCGCGCCTTTGCGTGAGAGTATTGTCGTGCGGGAGGCAATCAAATCGGGCAAAATTCCCGGACCTAATTTGTACGTGTCCGGTCCCTTTATTCAACACGAACCCTATCCTGGAACTGAATTCTTTCGCTGGGGAGTTAAAGGTGTGTCCGATGCGCGCGCAAAAATCAGGCAGCTGGCCGTAGCCGGTGTGGACATGATTAAGCTGATCGATCAGGATCAGATGACCATGGAAGAAGTGAATGCCGTTGTTGATGAAGCGCACAAACATTCGCTTCCCGTGGTTGCTCATTCACACCGGCCGGAAGAAATTCGCAGAGGCCTGCAAGTGGGTGTGGATTGTTTCGAACACACCGGACTGGCTTCCGCGCCCGAATATCCCTCCGATATCATATCGATGATTCGCGAACGAACGGCAAAAATGAATCTTGGTCCTTTGTTCTGGACTCCCACAGTCGAAGGCTTATTGAACTACGAATCGATTCGGGATAATCCGGAAGAATTAGACGATCCTTCCTGGCAGGAAGGATTGCCGCAGGAAATCATTCAGGATATTCGCGATTCCATCCTGCACCCTGAGCGTCTGCCCTATTTTCAAATAACACCGAACCGGCGACCAACTCTTTCACGAAAATTCCATCAGCTTATGGAATCGGGTGTTGTGCTACTGATCGGCACGGACAGTGGCATTCCCATGAATTTTCACAGTCAATCAACCTGGAAAGAACTGGACGCATGGGTGAACACATTCAAAGTGGATCCTATGTATGCCATTCGCGCCGCAACATATTGGCCTTCTCTTGCCATGAAAGTCGAAAAAGATTTCGGAACCATTTCTGAAGGCAAATATGCGGACATCATTGCGGTACGCGGAGACGTACTGCGTCACATCAATCTGTTGCAAGATGTGGATATCGTCCTTAAGCATGGGACGCGCTATAAATAA
- a CDS encoding caspase family protein, whose amino-acid sequence MKRIQEKHLRTLPHNNRIDALAFTVDGKFLISLIRDGSRSICDLSNGTLRATLMEFPGLHYTTEWLVATPDGLFDGSPGAWNQILWRFSQNTFDLAPVETFFNEFYYPGLFSEVFAATPPQAPRDISKLDRRQPVVKISSQSKGDSRNAIVQIEVKEAAADAQNPKGSGAQDVRLFRNGSLVKAWRGDVLQGQPGKTLETTLPLVAGENRLVAYAFNHDDVKSMDGYLKIKGGENLKRKGVVYIVAIGINEYANADFNLKFAVADAQVFSENLKQSQTRLAEFEKVEVISLFDQQATKSNILSALKAFGEGVRRAEPEDALIVYYAGHGTADKAHFYMVPHDLGYTGSRAQMDDIAFQSMIQQAISDEELEEILETVGASQTLLVIDACNSGQALESQEKRRGPMNAKGLAQLAYEKGMYILAASQGYQAALEAARLGHGYLTYALIEEGIKTLSADNSPQDGQVFAQEWLNYAAQRVPEMQSEKMQEARLLKHEIAFVDGEESIQNFRLRTVQQPRVFYRRGLEYDPFLILKQ is encoded by the coding sequence ATGAAACGAATACAGGAAAAACATTTGAGAACATTGCCGCACAATAATCGCATTGATGCGCTGGCCTTTACAGTGGACGGAAAGTTTCTTATCAGCTTGATTCGGGATGGAAGCCGGTCGATCTGCGATTTATCCAATGGAACTTTGCGTGCGACCTTGATGGAGTTCCCCGGTTTGCATTACACGACCGAATGGCTGGTTGCAACACCGGACGGCCTTTTTGACGGCTCGCCGGGGGCCTGGAATCAAATCCTTTGGAGATTTTCCCAAAACACTTTCGATTTAGCGCCGGTGGAAACCTTCTTTAATGAGTTTTACTATCCGGGCCTGTTTTCTGAAGTTTTTGCGGCCACCCCGCCACAAGCGCCCCGTGACATTTCGAAACTGGACCGGAGGCAACCGGTTGTTAAGATCAGCTCTCAATCGAAGGGGGATTCCCGCAATGCCATCGTTCAAATTGAGGTAAAGGAAGCGGCGGCAGATGCGCAAAATCCCAAAGGAAGCGGGGCGCAGGACGTTCGGCTTTTTCGAAACGGATCTCTCGTGAAGGCGTGGCGCGGAGATGTTTTGCAAGGGCAACCTGGAAAAACACTGGAAACAACATTGCCGTTAGTTGCCGGTGAAAATCGACTCGTGGCTTACGCTTTTAATCACGATGATGTGAAGAGTATGGACGGCTATCTTAAGATAAAGGGCGGTGAAAATCTGAAGCGAAAAGGCGTTGTATACATTGTGGCAATCGGTATCAATGAGTACGCGAATGCGGATTTTAATCTTAAATTTGCTGTTGCGGATGCGCAGGTATTCAGTGAGAACCTTAAACAGTCTCAAACACGGCTGGCGGAATTTGAAAAAGTGGAAGTGATTTCATTGTTCGATCAACAAGCGACTAAATCCAACATTCTTTCCGCGCTGAAAGCTTTTGGAGAAGGAGTTCGGCGCGCGGAACCGGAGGACGCTCTGATCGTCTATTATGCCGGCCATGGAACCGCTGACAAGGCGCATTTCTATATGGTTCCGCATGACCTTGGGTATACTGGATCACGGGCTCAAATGGATGATATCGCTTTTCAAAGCATGATTCAGCAGGCAATCTCAGATGAAGAACTGGAAGAGATTCTGGAAACCGTGGGCGCAAGCCAGACTTTGCTGGTCATTGATGCGTGCAATTCCGGACAGGCGCTGGAATCGCAGGAAAAAAGGCGCGGTCCGATGAACGCGAAAGGTCTTGCTCAACTTGCGTATGAAAAAGGAATGTACATTCTTGCTGCGTCGCAGGGTTATCAGGCAGCTCTCGAAGCTGCAAGGCTGGGCCATGGCTATCTTACTTATGCGCTGATCGAAGAAGGAATCAAGACTTTGTCCGCTGACAATTCTCCGCAGGATGGCCAGGTATTCGCTCAGGAATGGTTGAACTATGCTGCTCAACGTGTTCCGGAAATGCAATCGGAAAAGATGCAAGAGGCAAGATTGCTCAAGCATGAAATTGCGTTTGTGGATGGCGAAGAAAGCATTCAAAACTTCCGGCTTCGAACGGTGCAGCAACCGCGAGTGTTCTACCGCCGCGGATTGGAATATGATCCCTTCCTTATATTAAAGCAATAA
- a CDS encoding serine/threonine-protein kinase has product MTDSEQTFAFSETPKYGQLIKNRYKLQQELGKGGMGVVYLAHDTQLHNRPVVIKVLRDAAAEDWLTKKFRQEIEALVRIEHPGVVGIFDTGEMPNGQLFVVMQFVEGVNLRSVLTRQENHLNFDEAARIIDQVGRALTAAHDKGVLHCDLKPENIMLQMPHPGEEIVKLIDFGIAKIRDSNVTSAEPTKIAGTMEYMAPEQLTGTPTTASDIFSLGIVAYEMLTGKKPFPAQNLFQLVEMHRTGVKEPPKNLRPELPETAQAVILKALSFDPDKRYKRARDFGEQLQRALRQDSNVAPTARLEERVSGAKTKDTGIPGRKISRVGIALNLLLVVVAVLIAFWAFRSSDKPAPIIPSPAPLPEITLNYHMMLQETDDAKPFRLPKEVLFKKGHRIQLFVTAPKSGYLYLMNEGPGGFIVLFPSTLNNNGSAHLMQNQEIKIPGKDWFIFDEEQGTEKIWMVFSPKLVPELESVKSVANPEKFGSITDLAMIRTVTTFFQNHSPDKTESKRDFEKNQTLLKAKGDLLLYQLLLEHH; this is encoded by the coding sequence ATGACAGATTCGGAGCAGACGTTTGCGTTTTCGGAAACGCCCAAATATGGCCAGCTGATCAAGAACCGGTACAAGCTGCAGCAAGAACTGGGCAAGGGTGGAATGGGCGTAGTGTATCTGGCTCATGACACACAGCTGCACAACCGGCCTGTTGTAATCAAAGTACTGAGGGATGCAGCGGCCGAAGATTGGCTCACGAAAAAATTCCGGCAGGAGATTGAAGCGCTTGTCCGCATCGAACACCCTGGAGTTGTGGGAATTTTTGATACAGGCGAGATGCCCAATGGCCAGTTATTCGTGGTCATGCAGTTTGTAGAAGGTGTGAATCTGCGATCGGTACTCACCCGCCAGGAGAATCATCTCAATTTCGATGAGGCTGCTCGCATCATTGATCAGGTGGGGCGGGCGCTGACAGCGGCGCACGACAAGGGCGTGCTTCACTGCGATCTAAAACCGGAGAATATTATGCTGCAAATGCCGCATCCGGGTGAGGAGATTGTGAAGCTCATTGATTTTGGAATAGCGAAAATTCGTGACTCCAACGTTACTTCTGCTGAGCCAACCAAAATAGCCGGAACGATGGAATACATGGCGCCCGAGCAGTTGACCGGCACACCCACGACAGCGAGCGATATTTTTTCTCTGGGTATAGTCGCTTATGAAATGCTTACCGGAAAAAAACCTTTTCCAGCTCAGAATCTTTTTCAGTTAGTGGAAATGCATCGCACAGGAGTCAAGGAACCGCCAAAGAATCTGCGCCCGGAGCTCCCGGAAACCGCACAGGCCGTGATTTTAAAAGCTCTTTCCTTTGATCCCGACAAGAGATATAAACGTGCCCGCGATTTTGGTGAACAATTGCAAAGGGCTTTGCGTCAGGACTCAAACGTAGCGCCGACTGCGCGATTAGAAGAGCGGGTTTCGGGAGCGAAGACAAAAGACACTGGAATTCCCGGCAGAAAAATTTCCAGAGTTGGAATTGCATTAAATTTATTGCTGGTCGTAGTGGCAGTTCTGATTGCATTTTGGGCATTTCGTTCCTCAGATAAGCCGGCTCCCATAATTCCTTCTCCTGCTCCATTGCCTGAAATCACTTTGAACTATCACATGATGTTACAGGAAACGGATGATGCTAAACCTTTTCGCCTGCCAAAAGAGGTTCTCTTCAAAAAAGGTCATCGTATCCAGTTGTTCGTGACGGCCCCGAAATCCGGGTATCTGTACTTGATGAATGAGGGACCAGGAGGATTTATTGTCCTTTTTCCATCCACATTGAACAACAATGGGTCTGCGCATCTGATGCAGAACCAGGAAATCAAGATTCCCGGGAAAGACTGGTTCATATTTGATGAAGAACAGGGAACAGAGAAAATCTGGATGGTGTTCTCTCCGAAGCTGGTTCCCGAACTGGAATCCGTCAAAAGTGTCGCCAATCCTGAAAAATTCGGATCCATCACGGATCTTGCAATGATCCGGACGGTTACGACCTTCTTCCAAAATCATTCACCGGACAAAACAGAATCGAAAAGAGACTTCGAAAAAAATCAAACTCTATTGAAAGCTAAAGGAGATCTATTACTTTACCAATTGTTGCTGGAGCATCATTAA